The following proteins come from a genomic window of Chaetodon auriga isolate fChaAug3 chromosome 16, fChaAug3.hap1, whole genome shotgun sequence:
- the btr02 gene encoding bloodthirsty-related gene family, member 2: MASTISLLPEKHFLCSLCRDIFTNPVTIPCGHSFCLSCLCRYWARHQSKYCPHCKRVFTDRPDLSVNRILADLSDNYRTTRPEKPPDEEMVIDVEQMIQERLQKIERLKYSLELQKNSYLREVRESQRVFSALVNAMEKSHKAVVAAIEDRQREEERRVETLLEELKKEIQELRKQTTEADPQIPVNSDQSDDTKQVTVNIFPTMCPSEMKDWSKVTIETDPCVGVTRRALSDMMEKIKAEVNRLSKSELKRIEKYTVDVNLSAKTAHPFLSVSEDRKQVRHTDKLQEVPDHPKRFDRVANVLAKESFTGGRCYWEVEVGEKIEWNLGVVKHSINRKGKFTVCPANGFWTLSLRAGGQYIANTSPVTLLALEQRPRKVGVFLDYTEGRVSFYCAESGVHIHTFTDTLTDGLNPFFCPGRMHGGKNAAPLIICSSFCSI; this comes from the exons ATGGCCTCCACGATCAGCCTCCTCCCAGAGAAGCACTTCTTGTGCTCTCTGTGCAGAGACATCTTCACCAACCCAGTGACCATACCGTGTGGACACAGCTTCTGCTTGTCCTGTCTCTGCCGCTACTGGGCGCGACACCAGTCCAAATACTGCCCGCACTGTAAGAGAGTGTTTACTGACAGGCCTGACCTCAGTGTCAACCGCATTCTGGCAGACCTCTCGGACAATTACAGGACGACGCGACCAGAGAAACCACCTGATGAGGAGATG GTAATAGACGTTGAGCAAATGATTCAGGAAAGACTGCAGAAGATAGAAAGGTTGAAGTATTCCCTTGAGCTCCAAAAG AACTCTTACCTCAGGGAGGTGCGAGAGAGCCAGAGGGTTTTCTCTGCCCTCGTGAATGCCATGGAGAAGAGTCACAAAGCAGTCGTCGCGGCAattgaggacagacaaagagaggaggagaggagagtagaGACACTGCTGGAAGAGCTCAAAAAGGAGATCCAGGAGCTGAGGAAGCAGACAACTGAAGCTGATCCTCAGATTCCTGTAAACAGTGATCAAAGTGATGACACCAAGCAAGTAACTGTG AACATTTTTCCCACAATGTGCCCATCTGAGATGAAGGACTGGTCCAAGGTTACAATAGAAACTGACCCTTGTGTTGGGGTCACCAGGCGAGCACTGTCAGACATGATGGAAAAGATAAAGGCAGAAGTCAACAGGCTCTCCAAATCGG AACTGAAGAGAATAGAGAAATACACAG TGGATGTCAATCTGAGCGCTAAGACCGCCCaccccttcctctctgtctcagaggacagaaaacaggtgagacacacgGACAAGCTCCAGGAGGTACCAGATCACCCCAAGCGGTTCGACCGTGTGGCAAACGTGCTGGCTAAAGAAAGCTTCACCGGCGGGAGGTGctactgggaggtggaggtcGGGGAGAAGATCGAGTGGAACCTCGGTGTTGTCAAACATTCCATAAACAGGAAGGGCAAGTTCACTGTCTGCCCTGCAAATGGTTTCTGGACTTTAAGCCTGAGGGCTGGAGGCCAGTACATTGCCAACACCTCTCCTGTCACCCTGTTGGCTCTGGAGCAGAGACCCAGGAAGGTGGGTGTGTTTCTGGACTACACAGAGGGCCGTGTGTCCTTCTACTGCGCTGAGTCTGGAGTCCACATTCACACCTTCACAGATACATTGACTGACGGGCTTAATCCATTCTTCTGTCCTGGTCGCATGCATGGCGGCAAAAACGCTGCTCCCCTGATCATCTGTTCCAGCTTCTGCAGCATCTAA
- the rasd2a gene encoding GTP-binding protein Rhes: MEMNATEKFYLPVDGIFEMFNSLAGQSRITHPVLQSSPVPQRPKVSNISKTGMGIIKTVKGSWRQQEKRAVTSRSSSSGNRQVSTDRLPKRSVDLLELGLTKPRNCHRIVVLGAPKVGKTNILQRFLGNEFEELYEPTTEDFHRKLFHIGGEAYQIDLLDAASERNFPAKRRLSILTGDIFLLVFSLDDRESFDEVCALLNEIEAAKAKLLKLKHPARVPAVICGNKADLEAVRAVGRSEVTEVLGEDVPFFETSAKDGTGLEGAFRALATLGGLPDETGPSRHQLISILSYQSLCIGQRGRRGSRARGLAAPCAAMDPLARRPSFTSDLRLVLRSSTKHNKPERCQIQ, translated from the exons ATGGAGATGAACGCAACTGAGAAGTTTTACCTTCCCGTTGATGGCATCTTCGAAATGTTCAACTCTCTCGCCGGGCAATCACGCATTACGCACCCAGTTCTTCAGAGCAGCCCAGTACCCCAGCGCCCCAAAGTCTCAAACATATCGAAGACAGGCATGGGCATCATCAAAACGGTCAAAGGGAgctggagacagcaggagaagagAGCGGTTACAAGTAGATCCTCGAGTTCTGGGAATCGGCAGGTGTCGACTGACCGACTCCCAAAAAGGTCCGTGGACTTGCTGGAGCTGGGTCTGACCAAGCCCAGGAACTGTCACAGAATAGTTGTGCTTGGCGCACCCAAAGTAGGTAAAACCAACATCCTCCAGCGGTTCCTGGGTAACGAATTTGAAGAGCTCTATGAGCCCACAACGGAGGACTTTCACAGAAAACTCTTCCACATCGGCGGAGAGGCGTACCAGATTGATCTCCTGGACGCAGCGAGTGAGAGGAACTTCCCTGCGAAGCGGAGGCTATCCATTCTGACAG ggGACATCTTTCTGCTTGTGTTCAGTCTGGATGACAGAGAGTCTTTCGATGAAGTCTGCGCGCTGCTCAACGAGATCGAAGCTGCTAAAGCAAAGCTGCTGAAATTAAAACATCCCGCCAGAGTGCCGGCCGTGATCTGCGGGAATAAAGCGGACCTGGAAGCTGTAAGAGCCGTGGGACGGTCGGAGGTGACAGAAGTCCTCGGTGAGGATGTCCCATTCTTCGAAACGTCGGCTAAAGACGGTACGGGGCTGGAAGGTGCGTTCAGGGCCCTTGCCACTCTAGGCGGACTGCCTGACGAGACCGGTCCGTCGCGGCATCAGCTCATATCCATCCTCAGCTACCAGTCGCTGTGCATCGGCCAGCGGGGCAGAAGAGGGAGCCGGGCGCGGGGACTCGCCGCGCCCTGCGCCGCCATGGACCCTCTGGCGCGCCGCCCGAGCTTCACCAGCGACCTGCGGCTGGTGCTGAGATCAagcaccaaacacaacaaacccGAGAGGTGTCAGATTCAATGA
- the LOC143334623 gene encoding GTPase IMAP family member 7: protein MDKRKKGSTTELRLMVVGSSGPSQFLLTNAILGREEFSKDITSISDSRKNTGELAGRRVAVINGPNIYDKDISKPKRKMELRRSKCLCIPGPHAFLVAFDMEAISPNEMQTPKLMRERFGRHCLRHCMVLLAYEGSMDGANLEHMVQKTDWHLRELIEKYGGRFHAFSKNWRDRSRDKELLQKIERMMASVGGGYFCSRTFQKAEESVKKEERRLRKQREEGMKKAWTEMESQYMAEELYHQKDVYTTSVSAEIRAKAEMDNGWLRTSLARGLGTGLVVGAVMGALFGSIEGPGGMVLYGIIGGAVGGSAGGTAQVAIKHMEDRVAPPARLNFNSIFINRFFATPRP, encoded by the exons ATGGATAAGAGGAAGAAAG GATCTACCACAGAATTAAGGCTTATGGTGGTGGGCAGCAGCGGACCTTCACAGTTCCTTCTAACAAATGCCATACTCGGGAGGGAAGAGTTTTCTAAGGATATCACCAGCatttctgacagcaggaagaaTACTGGAGAGCTGGCTGGCAGACGAGTGGCTGTGATCAACGGGCCAAACATCTATGATAAGGATATATCTAAACCCAAGAGGAAGATGGAGCTGAGAAGGTCTAAGTGCTTATGCATTCCTGGTCCTCATGCCTTTCTTGTTGCCTTTGACATGGAGGCAATCTCTCCGAATGAAATGCAAACCCCAAAGCTGATGAGGGAACGCTTTGGAAGACACTGTCTCAGGCACTGCATGGTCCTCCTGGCCTATGAAGGGAGCATGGATGGAGCTAACCTGGAACATATGGTGCAGAAGACTGACTGGCACCTGAGAGAACTGATCGAGAAGTACGGCGGGCGCTTTCACGCTTTCAGCAAGAACTGGAGAGATCGCAGCAGGgacaaagagctgctgcagaagaTAGAGCGGATGATGGCCTCCGTAGGTGGCGGCTACTTCTGCAGCAGAACTTTCcagaaggcagaggagagcgtgaagaaagaggaaaggaggctcaggaagcagagggaagaaggGATGAAGAAGGCCTGGACTGAGATGGAGAGCCAGTACATGGCAGAGGAGTTGTACCACCAGAAGGATGTCTACACCACGAGTGTTAGCGCAGAGATCAGAGCCAAGGCAGAGATGGACAATGGATGGCTCAGAACTTCCCTGGCCAGAGGACTGGGGACGGGTCTTGTTGTGGGAGCTGTCATGGGTGCACTGTTTGGGTCCATTGAGGGGCCAGGAGGGATGGTTCTTTATGGGATCATAGGTGGTGCTGTAGGTGGATCTGCAGGAGGAACAGCCCAGGTAGCTATAAAGCATATGGAGGACAGAGTGGCACCCCCTGCCAGACTCAACTTTAACTCAATCTTCATCAATCGCTTCTTTGCTACTCCTCGCCCATGA
- the rsad1 gene encoding radical S-adenosyl methionine domain-containing protein 1, mitochondrial — MIKHTLRAVGRALSVGLRCSSDISGGELIDEWTNSSHLTQQASLYVHWPYCLRRCSYCNFNKYISRENNDHMMTECLQRETETLLQLSQVSCITSVFFGGGTPSLAHPSTIAAVLESVSRQANLSDKAEVTLEVNPTPAGKSKLEDFSRAGVNRFSIGVQSLQDEDLNILGRDHSSHQALKTIEEARNVCPGRVSVDVMFGRPKQSVESWEKELSELLRVCDDHVSLYQLTLERGTQLFRQVQGGEVTVPAEDVTAEMYQCARRTLHQHGFLQYEVSNFARHNAVSHHNMSYWKGRQYIGVGPGAHGRFAPLGEGGVLREARTQTLEPDVWIREVRQRGHGTRRRIQLGHLELLEEVLVMGMRMTEGIDHKHWELFSPQLSLSEVFGTSTDVQEWLQSGRLVLDDRGLRCSWDGLALLDSMLPALLVELERQIRQRLPRDPHSDGQTKKTSNP, encoded by the exons ATGATTAAACACACGTTGCGTGCGGTCGGACGTGCCCTCTCTGTCGGGCTCCGCTGCTCCTCTGACATTTCCGGCGGAGAACTAATCGATGAATGGACAAACTCTTCACATCTCACCCAGCAGGCGTCTCTCTACGTACAC tgGCCTTACTGTCTCAGGAGGTGCTCCTACTGCAACTTTAACAAATACATATCCAGAGAGAACAATGACCACATGATGACTGAGTGCCTTCAGAGGGAGACTGAGaccctgctgcagctcagtcagGTATCCTG CATTACCTCAGTGTTTTTTGGTGGTGGGACTCCGAGCCTGGCTCACCCCTCGACCATTGCCGCAGTCCTGGAAAGTGTTTCCAGGCAGGCGAACCTCTCGGATAAGGCTGAGGTCACGCTCGAGGTCAACCCCACTCCTGCGGGAAAGTCAAAGTTAGAGGACTTCAGTCGTGCTGGGGTGAACCGTTTCTCCATTGGGGTCCAG TCTTTGCAGGATGAGGATTTGAACATTCTGGGAAGAGATCACAGTTCTCATCAGGCTTTGAAAACCATCGAAGAGGCCAGGAATGTGTGCCCCGGGAGGGTGTCGGTGGATGTCATGTTCGGACGGCCCAAACAGAGCGTCGAATCCTGGGAGAAGGAGTTGTCTGAGCTGCTGAGGGTGTGCGATGACCACGTGTCTCTGTACCAGCTGACCTTGGAGCGAGGCACCCAGCTGTTCAGACAGGTGCAAGGAGGAGAAGTGACCGTGCCCGCTGAAGATGTGACGGCAGAGATGTACCAGTGTGCCAGGAGGACTCTCCACCAGCACGGCTTTCTGCAGTATGAGGTTTCTAACTTTGCAAGACAC AACGCAGTGAGTCATCACAACATGAGCTACTGGAAAGGAAGACAATACATCGGTGTCGGACCAG GAGCACACGGCCGGTTCGCTCCTCTGGGGGAGGGAGGTGTCCTTCGGGAGGCCCGGACCCAGACTCTGGAGCCTGACGTCTGGATCCGTGAAGTCCGGCAGAGGGGACATGGGACGCGGAGGCGGATTCAACTGGGCCATCTCGAACT ATTGGAGGAGGTGTTGGTGATGGGGATGAGAATGACCGAGGGCATTGATCACAAG CACTGGGAGTTGTTTAGCCCTCAGCTGAGCCTCAGTGAAGTCTTTGGTACATCCACCGATGTCCAAGAGTGGCTGCAGAGTGGACGACTCGTTCTTGATGACAG AGGTCTGCGCTGTTCCTGGGATGGACTGGCCTTACTGGACAGTATGCTGCCAGCTCTACTGGTGGAGCTGGAAAGACAAATCAGGCAGAGGCTACCAAGGGACCCCCACTCTGATGGACAAACAAAGAAGACCTCCAACCCATAA